One Dictyoglomus turgidum DSM 6724 DNA window includes the following coding sequences:
- a CDS encoding lamin tail domain-containing protein, which produces MRGLTFIEILITVFILGIIVIGLVSILSNSIDLFLLKSEEREVISNLNTAMDRLTRDIRQGRRVLSLSSTSFSIELSTGVTHTYSLITGADGKSYLGVDGQILAGPISSITFTGMKDDFTYTTAPSDIKIIAFTITMTDGRNMASTVALRAEMPRVTGEVVITEIMYYPPSKDKNSNNVGTSNSQFVVIYNNSNTPVDLRGWSINGNQFTTLVSGTWTLYPGKSAVIGSSGSNLIDTYYFPLPYYASYIKTSSGGLGLNGSPLSSNSDTVVLRNNFNRVVDQISYSSTWGGYPKSTSGRYRDFYSLVRKSLNAPSQDPNNWGDSQNLNFVINQGNVDYVAYCLLPKLVITEVMYLPCPYVILGWSNSNQNEREYIEIHNPTYSSIDLTIDWSKNNFYSVYTNSNPIYYSTKWILNPGEYAVVSSSAANIKSYYGLSESIIYMKTNSPSLASPTYTNLPDTSFTITLLQRNQSFNPPNGTNSYTIDYFYYSPSLGGFPYTSTYLNRYYSIEIKNLGLLGLFRREDNYVRNVASSISLCYTVFIQWENNNQGKRYEVYCSPGSKNSISP; this is translated from the coding sequence ATGAGGGGTCTCACATTTATAGAGATTTTAATAACTGTTTTTATCCTTGGAATAATTGTTATTGGCTTAGTAAGCATTTTATCAAACTCAATAGATCTTTTCTTACTCAAATCTGAGGAGAGAGAAGTTATTTCAAATCTAAATACCGCAATGGATAGGCTTACCAGGGATATAAGACAGGGAAGAAGAGTGTTATCCTTGAGTTCTACTTCCTTTTCCATTGAACTCAGTACAGGAGTGACGCATACTTACTCTTTAATAACAGGGGCTGATGGTAAAAGTTATTTGGGAGTTGATGGGCAGATTCTTGCAGGACCAATAAGTAGCATCACTTTTACAGGGATGAAGGATGACTTTACTTATACTACTGCTCCTAGCGATATAAAGATAATAGCTTTTACTATAACTATGACCGATGGAAGGAATATGGCAAGTACTGTGGCACTAAGGGCAGAGATGCCAAGGGTAACAGGTGAGGTTGTGATTACAGAGATAATGTATTATCCTCCTTCTAAAGATAAAAATAGCAATAATGTTGGAACTTCTAATTCTCAATTTGTGGTTATATATAACAATTCAAATACCCCTGTTGATCTTAGAGGATGGAGTATAAATGGTAATCAGTTTACCACCTTGGTAAGTGGTACTTGGACATTATATCCTGGAAAGTCAGCTGTTATTGGGTCATCGGGATCAAATCTTATTGATACTTATTATTTTCCTTTACCTTACTATGCTTCTTATATAAAAACTTCAAGCGGTGGTTTGGGATTAAATGGAAGCCCTCTTAGTTCTAATTCGGATACTGTGGTACTTCGTAACAATTTTAATAGAGTAGTAGATCAAATCAGTTATTCTTCTACTTGGGGCGGATATCCTAAGAGTACTTCAGGGCGATATAGGGATTTTTACTCCTTGGTAAGGAAATCTTTAAATGCTCCCTCTCAAGATCCGAATAATTGGGGTGATTCTCAAAATTTAAATTTTGTGATTAATCAGGGAAACGTTGACTATGTAGCTTATTGTTTGCTTCCCAAACTTGTAATCACAGAAGTCATGTATTTACCTTGTCCTTATGTGATTTTGGGCTGGTCAAATTCAAATCAGAATGAACGGGAATATATTGAAATTCATAATCCCACCTATTCAAGCATTGATTTAACTATAGATTGGTCTAAGAATAATTTTTATTCTGTTTATACAAATTCAAATCCTATCTATTATTCAACAAAATGGATCCTTAATCCTGGAGAGTATGCTGTTGTAAGTAGTTCTGCAGCAAATATAAAAAGTTACTACGGTTTATCAGAAAGTATTATCTACATGAAAACAAATTCACCATCCTTAGCTAGTCCTACATATACTAATCTACCTGATACTTCCTTTACTATTACTCTTTTACAAAGAAATCAAAGCTTTAATCCTCCTAATGGTACAAATAGTTATACTATTGATTATTTCTATTACTCCCCATCCTTAGGTGGATTTCCTTATACTTCTACTTATTTAAATAGGTATTATTCTATTGAAATTAAGAATTTAGGCTTACTTGGTCTATTTAGGAGAGAAGATAATTATGTTCGGAATGTTGCCTCTTCTATTAGTCTTTGTTATACTGTTTTTATTCAATGGGAGAATAATAATCAAGGTAAGAGATATGAAGTGTATTGTAGTCCTGGTTCTAAAAATTCGATCTCTCCTTAA
- a CDS encoding OsmC family protein: MANLVTFKAKGEWKGNLKVEVNIRNKFTINMDEPPSLGGEDTAPNPVEVVLAALIGCLGIVIPVVAREKNIPLESIEIETEGDLDPRGFMGDPSVRAGYQEVRAKVKIISPVERERIEELMKEVERRCPVSDIIRNPVNLKISLE; the protein is encoded by the coding sequence ATGGCAAACTTAGTAACCTTTAAGGCAAAGGGAGAATGGAAAGGCAATCTTAAGGTTGAGGTAAATATTAGAAATAAGTTCACAATTAATATGGATGAGCCTCCATCTCTTGGTGGAGAGGATACCGCTCCAAACCCTGTTGAAGTTGTACTTGCCGCATTAATTGGTTGCCTTGGAATTGTAATACCAGTAGTAGCAAGAGAGAAAAATATACCCTTAGAAAGTATTGAAATTGAAACTGAAGGAGACTTAGATCCAAGAGGATTTATGGGAGATCCAAGTGTTAGAGCAGGATATCAAGAGGTAAGAGCAAAGGTTAAAATTATCTCTCCAGTTGAAAGAGAAAGAATTGAGGAGCTAATGAAGGAAGTAGAAAGAAGATGTCCCGTATCTGACATTATAAGAAATCCTGTAAATTTAAAGATTAGCTTAGAATAA
- a CDS encoding class I SAM-dependent rRNA methyltransferase, with protein sequence MLERARVILKKGVHTKVVRGNPWIYDNEILKIEGDFLPGDVVDIYDVSKSFIGRGFINPNSKIRIRILTRKEEEIDKEFFRERILKAWEYRKKVVDTDSCRVVFAEADFLPGLIVDKFSDILVIQTLTLGIDRFKEVIVEVLDEIFQPKGIYERNDVSVRELEGLPQVKGFLKGNFDTKVEIVENGIKVIVDVENGQKTGYFLDQRENRASLRGLVDGAEVLDVFCYTGGFSLHALKYGASKVVAVDSSGIALEIAKENAKLNGFMDRIEFIEENAFDLLRRFHKEGRSFDVVILDPPAFAKSSKNIDGALRGYKEINLRAMKIVRDGGFLITCSCSQHITRDLFEKVIESASFDANRLLRLVEFRYQAKDHPILLSHPESLYLKCGIYQVWKKL encoded by the coding sequence TTGTTAGAGAGGGCAAGAGTTATTCTTAAAAAAGGAGTGCATACAAAGGTTGTTAGGGGAAATCCTTGGATTTATGATAATGAGATATTGAAGATTGAGGGAGATTTTTTGCCAGGGGATGTTGTAGATATTTATGATGTAAGCAAAAGCTTTATAGGAAGAGGGTTTATAAATCCCAATTCAAAGATAAGAATAAGGATTCTTACAAGAAAGGAAGAGGAAATAGATAAAGAATTTTTTAGAGAAAGGATTCTTAAAGCTTGGGAGTATAGAAAAAAAGTAGTAGATACCGATTCTTGTAGAGTGGTTTTTGCTGAAGCAGATTTTCTTCCAGGACTTATTGTGGATAAGTTTTCAGATATTCTTGTGATTCAAACCTTAACTCTTGGGATAGATAGATTTAAAGAAGTTATAGTGGAAGTTCTTGATGAGATTTTTCAGCCAAAGGGTATATACGAAAGAAACGATGTCTCAGTAAGAGAGCTTGAGGGACTTCCTCAGGTAAAAGGTTTTTTAAAGGGAAATTTTGATACAAAAGTGGAGATAGTAGAAAATGGAATAAAAGTCATTGTGGATGTAGAAAATGGTCAAAAAACAGGCTATTTTCTTGATCAAAGGGAGAATAGGGCAAGTTTAAGGGGATTGGTAGATGGAGCAGAGGTTCTTGATGTCTTTTGTTATACAGGTGGATTTTCTCTTCATGCATTAAAATATGGAGCAAGTAAAGTTGTGGCGGTGGATTCATCGGGTATTGCTTTAGAGATAGCAAAGGAAAATGCTAAATTAAATGGATTTATGGATAGGATAGAGTTTATTGAAGAAAATGCTTTTGATCTTTTAAGAAGATTTCATAAAGAGGGGAGAAGTTTTGATGTGGTGATTCTTGATCCTCCTGCCTTTGCTAAGTCATCAAAAAATATTGACGGGGCTTTGAGAGGATATAAGGAAATAAATTTGAGAGCCATGAAGATAGTAAGGGATGGAGGATTTTTAATTACTTGTTCTTGTTCTCAGCATATTACAAGGGATCTTTTTGAAAAAGTCATAGAGTCTGCTAGTTTTGATGCCAATAGACTTCTTCGTCTTGTAGAGTTTCGCTATCAAGCAAAAGACCATCCTATTCTTCTTTCTCATCCTGAGTCTTTATATCTTAAGTGTGGGATTTATCAAGTTTGGAAAAAGTTATAA
- a CDS encoding glycerol-3-phosphate acyltransferase, which produces MWVNLGVILLQFLSGSIMYSYIIARILKVDLSKIRDGNPGASNLWRAVGWKYGILALFLDYLKGALPLAIFVSLGIVKDNFVISLAALSGVLGHAFSPILRFKGGKAVAVSFGAWSVLTKWEAPMLLGTIFTIFTIIKPKGTTVQEDAFRVILGYLFLLPYIIYKSFHGDFHLLIFYDGNFAVILYKHYKDLWGYLRGQS; this is translated from the coding sequence GTGTGGGTTAATTTAGGAGTAATATTATTACAATTTCTTTCTGGCTCTATTATGTATTCTTATATCATAGCAAGGATTTTAAAAGTGGATCTTTCAAAAATAAGGGATGGGAATCCTGGAGCCTCTAATTTGTGGAGAGCAGTAGGCTGGAAATATGGGATTTTAGCACTCTTTCTTGATTATCTTAAGGGAGCTCTTCCCCTTGCAATTTTTGTATCCTTAGGAATAGTAAAAGATAATTTTGTCATTTCTTTAGCTGCCCTTTCAGGGGTTTTAGGACATGCTTTTTCTCCCATCTTGAGGTTTAAGGGAGGAAAGGCGGTGGCGGTTTCCTTTGGAGCATGGTCTGTACTTACTAAGTGGGAGGCACCTATGCTTCTTGGAACTATTTTTACCATATTTACTATTATTAAACCCAAGGGTACTACTGTTCAAGAGGATGCTTTTAGGGTAATTCTTGGTTATTTATTTCTTTTGCCCTATATAATTTACAAATCTTTCCATGGAGATTTTCATCTTCTTATTTTTTACGATGGAAATTTTGCTGTTATCTTATATAAGCACTATAAGGATTTATGGGGATATTTAAGAGGGCAATCCTGA